One genomic segment of Gossypium arboreum isolate Shixiya-1 chromosome 3, ASM2569848v2, whole genome shotgun sequence includes these proteins:
- the LOC108475095 gene encoding uncharacterized protein LOC108475095: MKVRSMLPMSIRCNTCGNYICEGTKFNFRKEDVIGETYKGIRMHRFYFKCTKCPAEMTIKTDPQDKNYVAELGARINFEPWRAEDEEVEKEKQKRKSQGMGDAMKSLEN; this comes from the coding sequence ATGAAGGTTCGGTCGATGCTTCCGATGAGCATACGTTGTAATACATGCGGAAATTATATATGTGAAGGCACTAAGTTCAATTTCCGCAAAGAAGATGTTATCGGCGAGACATATAAGGGAATCCGAATGCATAGGTTTTATTTCAAATGCACCAAGTGCCCTGCTGAGATGACGATAAAGACTGATCCGCAAGATAAAAATTATGTTGCTGAATTGGGTGCAAGAATAAATTTTGAACCTTGGCGTGCTGAAGATGAGGAAGTGGAGAAAGAGAAACAGAAAAGGAAATCTCAAGGAATGGGTGATGCGATGAAATCTTTGGAGAACTGA
- the LOC108474710 gene encoding protein IQ-DOMAIN 14-like yields the protein MGKKRSWFSAIKRVFVSNSKGKLDIESDKKGGKERKKKGQANYKHGEANSFIPLFREPSSIEKILGEAERDRKLSFRPSTPPDQLRTPPFMLPRAASPRVRSQRIASPRAASPKTASSPRANSPRAASPFLPPPPRAASPRAGPPRLVRPRLEPTLRNHHASATKIQAAYRGYMARRSFRALKGLVRLQGVVRGHNVKRQTITAMKYMQLLVRVQSQIQSRRIQMLENQARRQAQFKNDKEADIGKLTFGQSETGNENWDDSLQTKEEIEARMQRKVEAVIKRERAMAYAYSHQLWKDAMKSPHTGVPNIRSGVFPWWWNWLERRLAPTDLPENQATKTFQFTPRPNSELKPSPRPQSSQFTFDNIIDIPTPKSTRSTILPTTRPMQTPTPPSKLVLQATNSGLLNSKHSRPRPTIINSPSNLPLKDDDSLTSCPPFSVPNYMTPTVSAKAKARANGNMKERFMGTPGNESKRRLSFPLTQGIVGSFKWSKGSSLFSGKDSRSQRGLDKHQTLQSLGNLSVDSTVSMPATMGRKPFNRFV from the exons ATGGGAAAGaaaagaagttggttttctgcaATCAAAAGAGTTTTCGTATCGAATTCGAAGGGGAAGCTAGATATT GAATCGGACAAAAAGGGCGGtaaagaaaggaagaagaaaggtcaAGCAAATTACAAGCATGGAGAAGCTAATTCCTTCATTCCCCTGTTTAGGGAACCGAGTAGTATCGAGAAAATTCTCGGGGAGGCTGAAAGAGATCGGAAACTATCGTTCCGGCCTTCAACACCACCGGATCAACTTAGAACACCACCTTTCATGCTTCCTAGGGCTGCGTCTCCTCGTGTTCGTTCTCAAAGGATTGCCTCACCAAGGGCTGCTTCTCCGAAGACTGCTTCTTCTCCACGAGCCAATTCACCTAGAGCTGCTTCTCCGTTTCTGCCTCCACCTCCAAGAGCTGCTTCGCCGAGAGCAGGACCTCCTAGGCTTGTTCGTCCTAGACTGGAACCAACGTTAAGGAACCATCATGCTTCAGCTACAAAGATTCAAGCAGCCTATCGGGGTTACATG GCAAGGAGAAGTTTTAGAGCTTTGAAAGGCCTCGTAAGGCTTCAAGGAGTTGTGAGAGGTCACAATGTGAAACGTCAAACTATTACGGCCATGAAATATATGCAGCTTTTGGTTCGAGTTCAGTCTCAGATTCAGTCACGCCGGATCCAAATGTTAGAAAATCAAGCACGACGTCAAGCTCAGTTTAAGAACGACAAGGAGGCCGACATCGGCAAATTGACCTTTGGCCAG TCCGAGACAGGGAATGAAAACTGGGATGATAGCTTGCAGACAAAGGAAGAAATCGAGGCAAGAATGCAGAGAAAGGTGGAGGCagtcatcaaaagagaaaggGCCATGGCGTATGCATATTCTCACCAG CTATGGAAAGATGCAATGAAATCACCTCACACAGGTGTACCCAACATTCGGTCCGGTGTATTCCCATGGTGGTGGAACTGGTTAGAACGTCGATTAGCACCAACCGATTTACCCGAAAACCAAGCCACAAAGACCTTCCAATTTACACCAAGGCCAAACTCCGAATTAAAGCCTAGTCCGAGGCCACAATCCAGTCAGTTCACATTCGATAACATCATTGACATCCCTACACCGAAATCGACAAGGTCCACCATTCTCCCCACCACAAGGCCAATGCAAACACCAACACCTCCAAGTAAACTTGTGCTGCAAGCAACCAACTCAGGGTTATTAAACTCAAAGCATTCACGACCCCGACCTACCATAATCAATTCACCATCAAACTTACCACTCAAAGACGACGACAGCCTCACGAGTTGCCCACCGTTTTCGGTCCCAAACTACATGACACCAACAGTGTCAGCTAAAGCCAAAGCGAGAGCCAATGGCAACATGAAAGAGAGGTTCATGGGGACACCCGGGAACGAATCGAAGAGGCGACTTTCATTCCCGTTAACGCAAGGGATAGTCGGATCGTTCAAATGGAGTAAAGGGTCGTCGTTGTTTTCGGGCAAGGATTCAAGGTCACAAAGGGGGTTAGATAAGCATCAAACTTTGCAATCGTTGGGGAATTTGAGTGTGGATTCTACTGTTTCTATGCCTGCTACGATGGGAAGAAAGCCATTTAATAGATTTGTGTGA